One genomic window of Solanum stenotomum isolate F172 chromosome 9, ASM1918654v1, whole genome shotgun sequence includes the following:
- the LOC125876966 gene encoding uncharacterized protein LOC125876966, with protein sequence MAISLPWHPLNPTKTLRFANRTAKVNLPIRQVTYVHAFRRSDFDGFAKRVRSGEAWKEVWRNANDGFEQFLYEAKKTAERVDRRYDVSRKVSDVAQSAADRAREIDREFEITRKWRTFSLDFRSNLPRYRKQLNDFMDTPLGRSAATIFFLWFALSGWLFRILIIATWVLPFAGPLLIGVVANNLVVKGQCPSCRRQFIGNKNSTVRCANCGNVVWQPKGDDFFSRGSRGGTSPSKSQPDIIDVEFEEK encoded by the exons ATGGCGATAAGCCTACCATGGCATCCCTTAAACCCTACTAAAACCCTACGTTTTGCTAACCGAACAGCAAAGGTAAACCTCCCTATTCGGCAAGTTACTTATGTACATGCTTTCAGGCGGAGTGATTTTGATGGATTCGCTAAACGAGTTAGATCCGGTGAAGCATGGAAAGAGGTGTGGAGGAATGCCAACGATGGTTTTGAACAGTTTTTATATGAAGCGAAGAAGACTGCGGAACGTGTTGATAGGAGATATGATGTTTCAAGGAAAGTATCGGATGTTGCACAGTCTGCTGCTGACCGTGCTAGAGAAATTGACCGTGAATTTGAGATTACTCGGAAGTGGCGTACTTTTTCTCTTGATTTTAGATCAAATTTGCCTAGG TATAGGAAGCAGTTGAATGATTTTATGGACACTCCGCTGGGAAGAAGTGCTGCT ACAAtattctttctgtggtttgcTCTATCGGGTTGGCTGTTTCGAATTTTGATAATTGCAACATGGGTTCTACCATTTGCTGGACCTCTTCTTATTGGGGTTGTTGCCAACAATCTAGTCGTCAAG GGTCAGTGCCCATCTTGTAGGAGGCAATTTATCGGAAACAAGAATTCAACGGTTCGCTGTGCCAACTGTGGAAATGTTGTGTGGCAGCCGAAAGGAGACGACTTCTTTTCTAGAGGCAGTCGAGGAGGTACCAGTCCTTCAAAATCCCAACCAGATATTATTGATGTTGAGTTTGAAGAAAAATAG
- the LOC125875997 gene encoding probable LRR receptor-like serine/threonine-protein kinase At2g24230, which produces MGIGILGFFLLLTVFFRPSLCQQPNTDGFFVSDFLQKMGVTKVHNFSAHFCSWQGVGCDSKDENVVNLTAKSFGLSGVIPDNTIGKLTKLKYLDLSNNKLTGLPSDIWSLGSLKYLNLSHNHISGDLSSNIGNFGGLEIMDFSVNNFSGKIPDAISSLSSLHSLNLSKNLFDSEIPSGIMGCHSLESLDLSENRLTGFPNDFGSTFHKLKFLNLAENEILGKDSDFSRMGSITHINISGNLFKGSVVGLFEGPLEVIDLSRNQFDGHISQVNFSSSFNWSHLVYLDLSENHLSGGIIRELKNARNLVYLNLADNRFSHQEFPQTDMLSSLEYLNLSGTSLIGQIPQELSSLSRLKILDISKNHLSKRIPPLSNRNLLVLDVSYNNLTGDIPLPLVEILPRMERFNFSFNNLTLCATEFSPKTLLSAFIGSSNGCPIAANPALFHKKAPKHRGLKLALALTFSMVFLLLGLLFLAFGCRRKTTIWAVKQNSYKEEQTISGPFSFQTDSTTWVADVKQANSVPVVIFEKPLLNFTFADLLSATSNFDRGTLLAEGRFGPVYRGFLPGGIHVAVKVLVHGSTMTDHEAARELEYLGRIKHPNLVPLTGYCLAGEQRIAIYDYMENGNLQNLLHDLPLGIRTTTEDWSTDTWEEEDDNNSIQNVGSEGLLTTWRFRHKIALGTARALAFLHHGCSPPIIHRDVKASSVYLDMNLEPRLSDFGLAKIFGTGPEDEITRGSPGYIPPEFLHPESSSPKYPTPKSDVYGFGVILFELITGKKPVEDDYPQHNDANLVGWVRGLVRNNEGSRVIDPKIRGTASQTQILDALKIGYLCTAEVPAKRPSMHQVVGLLKDIEPTQQ; this is translated from the coding sequence ATGGGAATAGGCATTCTTGGTTTTTTTCTGCTTTTGACTGTGTTCTTTAGGCCTTCGCTTTGCCAACAGCCAAATACTGATGGATTTTTTGTGTCtgattttcttcaaaagatgGGGGTtactaaagttcacaacttttCAGCTCACTTTTGTTCTTGGCAAGGGGTGGGATGTGATTCCAAGGATGAAAATGTTGTTAATTTGACAGCTAAAAGTTTTGGTTTATCTGGTGTGATTCCTGATAACACCATTGGTAAACTCACAAAGCTTAAGTATTTGGATCTGAGCAACAATAAACTCACTGGTTTGCCTTCTGATATATGGAGTTTAGGTTCACTAAAGTACCTTAACCTCTCACATAACCATATCTCTGGTGACCTTTCAAGTAACATAGGCAATTTTGGTGGTCTTGAAATCATGGACTTTTCTGTCAACAATTTCTCTGGGAAAATCCCAGATGCCATTAGCTCCCTTTCAAGTTTGCATTCTCTTAATCTTAGTAAAAACTTGTTTGATTCAGAAATCCCTTCTGGAATTATGGGCTGTCATTCTTTGGAATCCCTTGATCTTTCAGAAAACAGACTCACTGGTTTTCCTAATGATTTTGGTTCTACATTTCACAAGCTCAAGTTCTTGAATCTTGCAGAAAATGAGATTCTTGGTAAAGATTCAGATTTTTCAAGAATGGGTTCAATCACTCATATCAATATTTCAGGCAATCTGTTTAAGGGTTCTGTTGTTGGTCTTTTTGAGGGGCCATTGGAAGTGATTGATTTGAGTAGAAACCAGTTTGATGGTCACATTTCTCAGGTAAACTTCAGTTCCAGCTTCAATTGGTCTCATTTGGTTTATCTTGATTTATCTGAGAATCACCTTAGTGGAGGGATCATTAGAGAATTAAAGAATGCTCGAAATCTTGTATACCTTAATCTTGCAGATAATAGATTTTCACATCAAGAATTTCCACAAACTGATATGTTATCTAGCTTAGAGTATCTGAATTTGTCTGGAACTAGTTTGATTGGCCAAATTCCTCAAGAGCTCTCGTCGTTGAGTCGCTTGAAAATCCTTGATATATCCAAAAACCATCTTAGTAAACGCATTCCTCCGCTGAGCAATAGAAATCTCCTGGTTCTTGATGTTTCATACAACAATTTGACTGGTGATATCCCATTGCCACTTGTAGAGATACTCCCAAGGATGGAAAggttcaatttttctttcaacaatCTAACTCTTTGTGCTACTGAATTCTCCCCTAAAACACTCCTTTCGGCTTTTATCGGGTCATCAAATGGATGTCCTATTGCTGCCAACCCAGCTCTATTCCACAAGAAAGCTCCGAAACACAGAGGACTTAAACTTGCTTTGGCATTAACTTTCTCTATGGTCTTTCTGCTTCTTGGTTTACTGTTCTTGGCATTTGGTTGTCGAAGGAAAACCACGATATGGGCGGTTAAACAGAACTCTTACAAGGAAGAACAGACTATTTCTGGTCCTTTTTCATTCCAGACTGATTCAACAACTTGGGTTGCTGATGTTAAGCAAGCAAACTCAGTGCCTGTTGTGATTTTCGAGAAGCCACTGTTGAATTTCACATTTGCAGATCTCTTATCTGCAACTTCTAATTTCGATCGAGGCACATTGTTAGCTGAAGGGAGGTTTGGTCCAGTTTATAGAGGCTTTTTACCAGGTGGCATTCATGTGGCAGTGAAAGTGCTTGTTCATGGTTCCACTATGACAGACCATGAAGCTGCAAGAGAGCTCGAGTATCTTGGCCGGATAAAACATCCTAATCTTGTTCCATTGACAGGATACTGCTTGGCAGGTGAGCAAAGAATTGCCATTTATGATTACATGGAGAATGGGAATTTGCAGAACTTGCTTCATGACTTGCCACTCGGGATTCGAACTACTACTGAAGACTGGAGCACGGACACGTGGGAAGAGGAGGATGATAATAACAGTATTCAGAATGTTGGTTCTGAAGGATTGTTAACCACTTGGAGATTTAGGCACAAAATCGCGCTTGGCACTGCTAGAGCACTTGCATTTCTACACCATGGTTGTTCACCTCCCATTATACATAGAGATGTCAAAGCTAGCAGTGTTTATCTTGATATGAACTTGGAGCCTAGACTATCCGATTTCGGATTGGCCAAAATTTTTGGCACGGGACCCGAGGATGAGATCACTCGCGGTTCACCTGGATACATTCCCCCAGAGTTTCTTCATCCAGAGAGCAGCTCACCTAAATATCCTACACCAAAGTCAGATGTGTATGGATTTGGAGTAATCCTTTTCGAGCTAATTACCGGGAAAAAACCAGTTGAAGATGATTATCCACAACACAATGATGCTAATTTGGTTGGTTGGGTTAGAGGATTAGTAAGGAACAACGAGGGATCAAGAGTTATCGATCCAAAAATTCGTGGAACTGCATCACAGACACAAATACTAGATGCCTTGAAAATCGGTTATCTATGCACAGCTGAAGTTCCCGCGAAACGACCAAGTATGCATCAAGTAGTTGGACTGCTTAAGGATATTGAGCCTACACAACAATGA